One segment of Haloplanus natans DSM 17983 DNA contains the following:
- a CDS encoding ABC transporter permease, which translates to MSVSAIPEQLADPVVIQGLFQVAAAAALAAVVIVVSSIRNLDLERELGGSFARGFVQVLAMGALIGVLFTVPLAFSGLLLAAMVVYAAWESRKRGGGVPDAFRISVIALGVGSAVVIVTMVAAGAIERTVRNLVPVGGMIIANAMKTNSLTLDRFQGEIESNRDEIEAVLALGVPPERAVSEFVTESVRASLIPVVDAMRTLGLVYIPGMMAGMILGGANPIYAAEYQFVIMGMIFAAGGLTSMTASLLLGRAAFTDAAQLRRFEAADPTLLATLRAILDR; encoded by the coding sequence CGTGAGCGCCATCCCGGAACAGTTGGCCGACCCCGTCGTGATCCAGGGGCTGTTCCAGGTCGCCGCGGCGGCGGCGCTCGCGGCGGTCGTCATCGTCGTCTCCTCGATCCGAAATCTCGATCTGGAGCGGGAACTCGGCGGCTCCTTCGCCCGCGGGTTCGTGCAGGTGCTCGCGATGGGCGCGCTCATCGGCGTCCTCTTTACCGTTCCGCTGGCCTTCTCGGGACTCCTGCTCGCGGCGATGGTCGTCTACGCCGCGTGGGAGTCGCGCAAGCGGGGCGGCGGCGTGCCGGACGCCTTCCGCATCTCGGTGATCGCGCTGGGCGTCGGGTCGGCCGTCGTCATCGTGACGATGGTCGCGGCGGGGGCCATCGAGCGGACGGTCCGCAACCTCGTTCCGGTCGGCGGGATGATCATTGCGAACGCGATGAAGACGAACTCGCTCACGCTGGATCGCTTCCAGGGGGAGATCGAATCGAACCGGGACGAAATCGAGGCCGTCCTCGCGCTCGGCGTCCCCCCGGAACGCGCCGTCTCGGAGTTCGTCACCGAATCCGTCCGTGCGTCGCTCATCCCCGTCGTCGACGCCATGCGGACGCTCGGGCTGGTGTACATCCCCGGCATGATGGCGGGGATGATCCTCGGCGGCGCCAACCCCATCTACGCCGCCGAGTACCAGTTCGTCATCATGGGGATGATCTTCGCGGCGGGCGGGCTGACGAGCATGACCGCCAGCCTCCTGCTGGGGCGGGCGGCGTTTACCGATGCGGCCCAACTCCGCCGGTTCGAAGCCGCCGATCCGACGCTGCTCGCGACGCTCCGGGCGATCCTGGATCGGTGA
- a CDS encoding GAF domain-containing protein: MGGRADSIRVLHVDDDPAFADLAATFLEREDDRIEMLTATSVEAGLDRLDEGVDCIVSDYDMPQFDGIEFLEAVRADHPDLPFILFTGKGSEEIASEAISAGVTDYVQKSAGSEGYEILINRIVNAVEARRIRERATRQERINTLIREINRRLVAAGSVDEIEAAVCRTLTDATPFRFAWIGEPNPDTGEIVPRTSAGDAADYLADIDVYYDDRPLGRGPGGRAIRTGELQVTRIIPDDPGFEPWREAAERYGYESMVVVPLSYGGGRDGILALYADRPNAFDETELSVFEELGETISRALEAAETRRRLESRRAAETTRREGYYRTLVNALPNGAVALFDTDLRYTIVGGAVFDDLDLSPSDMEGEALTDVHSPSFREAFLPHYRAALDGAERTFEFEYAERQFEAHVTPVRDEAGDIVGGLSMTQDVTERAARERELQRRERALRGMYEVVSAPDRSIIDRIRRLLDIGTDALGVRYGILGRVEDDEFVFELVHAADGSGIGDGTITEGDAVSLSATNCERVIRTDEAVTAGDVRADADLAVRPPHAEYGLACYVGTPVVVGGETYGTLCFYDDDAREDGFSDWEVTVVDLLSRWVGAALDRQERTAKLRVQNDRFREFTGIVSHDLRSPMAVLRGSLELAEATGDDEQFDRCRRALDRMDALVEDLTTLTREGAVVDEAERLRLVSIARACWATVETGEATLQVVDEATIRADEARLRQLLENLFRNSVEHGSTGSRSETDDAPLTVRVGVLDDGFYVEDDGVGIPEDRRAEVFERGYSTESTGTGLGLSIVEKMAAAHGWTVAVTEGSAGGARIEVRGVDLG; the protein is encoded by the coding sequence ATGGGTGGCAGGGCCGATTCGATCCGGGTGTTACACGTCGACGACGATCCCGCGTTCGCGGATCTGGCAGCGACGTTTCTCGAACGCGAGGACGACCGGATCGAGATGCTGACGGCCACGAGCGTCGAAGCGGGACTGGACCGTCTCGACGAGGGGGTCGACTGTATCGTCTCCGACTACGATATGCCGCAGTTCGACGGCATCGAGTTCCTCGAAGCCGTCCGTGCGGACCACCCGGACCTTCCGTTTATCCTCTTTACCGGCAAGGGAAGTGAGGAGATCGCGAGCGAGGCCATCTCGGCCGGCGTGACCGACTACGTCCAGAAGTCGGCGGGGAGCGAAGGGTACGAGATCCTGATCAACCGGATCGTGAACGCGGTCGAGGCGAGGCGAATCCGAGAGCGCGCGACCAGACAAGAACGGATCAACACGCTGATCAGGGAGATCAACCGTCGGCTCGTCGCAGCCGGGAGTGTCGACGAGATCGAGGCCGCCGTCTGTCGGACGCTCACCGACGCCACTCCCTTCCGGTTCGCCTGGATCGGCGAACCGAACCCCGACACCGGCGAGATCGTCCCCCGAACCTCCGCGGGTGACGCCGCCGACTACCTGGCCGACATCGACGTCTACTACGACGACCGTCCGCTCGGGCGGGGACCGGGTGGACGGGCGATCCGGACGGGCGAACTCCAGGTGACCCGGATCATCCCCGACGATCCGGGCTTCGAGCCGTGGCGCGAGGCGGCCGAGCGCTACGGCTACGAGTCGATGGTGGTCGTCCCCCTATCCTACGGCGGCGGTCGGGACGGGATACTGGCGCTCTACGCCGACCGGCCCAACGCCTTCGACGAGACGGAGCTGAGCGTCTTCGAGGAACTCGGCGAGACGATCAGCCGGGCGCTCGAAGCGGCGGAAACCAGACGGCGCCTCGAATCCCGACGGGCGGCCGAGACGACCCGGCGGGAAGGGTACTACCGGACGCTCGTGAACGCCCTCCCGAACGGTGCGGTTGCGCTCTTCGATACGGATCTCCGGTATACGATCGTCGGGGGGGCCGTCTTCGACGACCTGGATCTCTCGCCTTCGGACATGGAAGGTGAGGCACTCACCGACGTACACTCGCCGTCGTTCCGGGAGGCGTTTCTGCCGCATTACCGCGCGGCGCTCGACGGCGCCGAGCGGACCTTCGAGTTCGAGTACGCCGAGCGGCAGTTCGAGGCCCACGTCACGCCCGTCCGTGACGAGGCGGGCGACATCGTCGGCGGGCTGTCGATGACCCAGGACGTGACCGAGCGGGCGGCGCGAGAGCGGGAACTGCAGCGCCGCGAACGGGCGCTCCGCGGGATGTACGAGGTGGTGTCGGCGCCGGACCGCTCCATCATCGACCGGATACGACGGCTGCTCGATATCGGGACGGACGCCCTCGGTGTGCGCTACGGCATCCTCGGGCGGGTCGAGGACGACGAGTTCGTCTTCGAACTCGTCCACGCGGCGGACGGATCGGGGATCGGTGACGGGACGATCACCGAGGGCGACGCCGTTTCGCTGTCGGCGACGAACTGCGAGCGGGTGATCCGGACCGACGAGGCGGTCACCGCTGGCGACGTGCGCGCGGACGCCGACCTCGCCGTGCGGCCGCCCCACGCCGAGTACGGCCTCGCGTGTTACGTCGGCACGCCCGTCGTCGTCGGGGGAGAGACGTACGGCACGCTGTGTTTCTACGACGACGACGCCCGCGAGGACGGGTTCTCGGACTGGGAGGTGACGGTCGTCGACCTGCTCTCGCGGTGGGTCGGGGCGGCGCTCGACCGGCAGGAGCGAACGGCGAAACTCCGCGTCCAGAACGATCGGTTCCGGGAGTTCACGGGCATCGTCTCCCACGACCTCCGAAGCCCGATGGCCGTGCTCCGTGGCTCGCTCGAACTCGCCGAGGCGACAGGTGACGACGAGCAGTTCGATCGGTGCCGGCGGGCGCTCGACCGGATGGACGCCCTCGTCGAGGATCTCACGACGCTCACGCGGGAGGGGGCCGTGGTCGACGAGGCCGAACGGCTGCGGCTGGTATCGATCGCGCGTGCGTGCTGGGCGACCGTCGAGACGGGCGAGGCGACGTTACAGGTGGTCGACGAGGCGACGATACGGGCGGACGAGGCGCGACTTAGACAGTTGCTGGAGAACCTGTTTCGGAACAGCGTCGAGCACGGCTCCACGGGCAGTCGATCGGAGACCGACGACGCGCCGCTCACGGTCCGGGTCGGCGTCCTCGACGACGGGTTCTACGTGGAAGACGACGGGGTCGGCATCCCCGAGGACCGGCGGGCGGAGGTGTTCGAGCGGGGCTACTCGACGGAATCGACCGGGACCGGGCTCGGGCTGTCTATCGTCGAGAAGATGGCGGCGGCACACGGCTGGACGGTCGCGGTGACCGAGGGATCTGCAGGCGGGGCCCGGATCGAAGTCCGGGGCGTCGACCTCGGTTAG
- a CDS encoding redoxin domain-containing protein — translation MVSTGDTAPTFTATVGTADHEPFDLNDHLGDGPVVLAFFPGAFTPPCRNEMLGLQSHLDDFRDAGATVFGISADSPFSQGAFSEEHGLEFDLVSDMDGDTIEAYGLTMDIPDLGLHGIANRAVFVLDEDGTVTYRWIADDPTNEPDYDAVLDAVRSA, via the coding sequence ATGGTTTCGACTGGTGACACCGCCCCGACGTTCACCGCGACGGTCGGGACGGCCGACCACGAACCGTTCGACCTGAACGACCACCTCGGCGACGGCCCCGTCGTCCTCGCTTTCTTCCCCGGCGCGTTCACCCCGCCCTGCCGGAACGAGATGCTCGGCCTGCAGTCGCATCTCGACGACTTCCGCGACGCCGGCGCGACGGTGTTCGGCATCAGCGCCGACTCGCCGTTCTCCCAGGGCGCGTTCAGCGAGGAACACGGCCTGGAGTTCGACCTCGTGAGCGACATGGACGGCGACACCATCGAGGCGTACGGCCTGACGATGGACATCCCGGATCTCGGCCTCCACGGCATCGCCAACCGCGCCGTCTTCGTCCTCGACGAGGACGGCACCGTCACGTACCGCTGGATCGCCGACGATCCGACGAACGAACCCGACTACGATGCCGTCCTCGACGCCGTCCGGTCGGCCTAA
- a CDS encoding DUF5995 family protein: protein MAGYATLPRLLDARRLRAAGLALRTDPATAAPPHDPDPELVAAVSDPFETVDGVLDRLRGLDARLRAADDRRAVFLAIYTRMTAAVRDAIDAGRFDDPEWMRRYTVTFADYYRRAFRDFERGHLDAVPDPWIVAFSTAVEGAALVAQDAFLGINAHINYDLALTLRDVGIDPHRRRKRADHDRIDAVLADLIDAQQAALADLYAPGIDDIDEALGPFDEALSLFSMTEGRAWAWRVATVLTDVGWGLARRYARWMLRATATGGAVFVRSPPIAPRILAALRDAERGRSLDDILANLGSRLDRATGG, encoded by the coding sequence ATGGCCGGCTACGCTACGCTCCCCCGATTGCTCGACGCGCGCCGCCTCCGCGCCGCCGGCCTCGCTCTCCGGACCGATCCGGCGACGGCGGCGCCGCCCCACGATCCCGATCCCGAACTCGTCGCGGCCGTGTCGGACCCTTTCGAGACCGTCGACGGCGTCCTCGACCGCCTTCGCGGCCTCGACGCCCGTCTCCGGGCGGCCGACGACCGACGCGCCGTCTTCCTCGCGATCTACACCCGGATGACCGCCGCGGTCCGCGACGCAATCGACGCCGGCCGATTCGACGATCCGGAGTGGATGCGCCGCTACACCGTCACCTTCGCCGACTACTACCGCCGGGCCTTCCGTGACTTCGAGCGGGGACATCTGGACGCCGTACCCGACCCCTGGATCGTCGCCTTCTCGACCGCCGTCGAGGGGGCCGCGCTCGTCGCCCAAGATGCCTTCCTCGGGATCAACGCCCACATCAACTACGACCTCGCTTTGACCCTGCGGGACGTGGGCATCGACCCGCACCGCCGGCGGAAACGCGCCGATCACGACCGGATCGATGCCGTGCTCGCCGATCTGATCGACGCTCAGCAGGCGGCGTTGGCGGATCTCTACGCCCCGGGCATCGACGATATCGACGAGGCGCTCGGCCCCTTCGACGAGGCGCTCTCCCTGTTCTCGATGACCGAAGGGCGGGCGTGGGCGTGGCGGGTCGCGACCGTCCTCACCGATGTGGGGTGGGGCCTCGCGCGCCGGTACGCCCGCTGGATGCTCCGGGCGACAGCCACCGGCGGCGCCGTGTTCGTGCGGTCGCCCCCGATCGCCCCCCGAATCCTGGCGGCACTCCGCGACGCCGAACGGGGGCGCAGCCTCGACGACATCCTCGCGAACCTCGGTTCGCGACTGGATCGGGCTACCGGCGGCTGA
- a CDS encoding alkaline phosphatase D family protein: MDSKTPPEPNPTAQNRRQFLQRTGVASAAAALGFSGRSTAAIDENGEFETDPFTLGVASGDPLPSSVILWTRLAPNPLTAGGGMPDQSVDVAWTVATDEAMSDTVTTGTATAEAAHAHTVHVNAGSLDPNTEYYYQFEAGGTSSPVGRTKTAPEAGTSIDEFRFAFASCQAWDAGFYTAYDYMAEEDLDLIVHLGDYIYEYGIGANGGVRNKSIPQPYREETVSLERYRLQYGLYKSAPGLRKAHASAPWLITRDDHEVDNNWADEVPQDPDKQTIREFLKRRAAAFKAYYEHMPFRGEQKPTKPDEKPDVLETNRKIDQKLYRNYTFGDLVEFNVLDTRQYRSDQACNDAFAVDKCKARFAEDRTILGDEQERWLVDNLQTSEATWDVLANQLPFATMDFRRGPEDGYRMDQWDGYVADQRTVKDAFENHAENPVVVTGDFHSHWANDIVSASDDSKTIGAEFVGTSISSFGNGSELDDFNGDNPGVLGEHVIRENENVKYNSARRGYTSCTITPETWTTEFKVLPYVTDPGAPIRTDATFEVAAGDPGLQPQSPTLVADSLAVGYGKVGTGTLYGRWLSEGLSGATVTLSLSNPDVASFTGATVDDAFGISETSVASDGSEVTVRFADLKRNVQDLVGGNDAPLATFDLRGADTGTTDIEISVSKFDDDAGNSPETDTEMGVLVVGPPPVTGTEAPTDPDNDGRYEDVNGNGRLDYEDIQTLFDNFESDSVTMNKSAYDFNANGRLDFDDVVSLFGEVN; this comes from the coding sequence GTGGATTCCAAAACCCCCCCGGAACCGAATCCAACGGCACAGAACCGACGACAGTTCCTGCAGCGAACCGGCGTCGCGTCCGCGGCGGCGGCGCTCGGTTTCTCCGGTCGATCGACGGCCGCCATCGACGAAAACGGCGAGTTCGAGACGGACCCGTTCACGCTCGGGGTCGCGTCGGGCGATCCGCTTCCGAGCTCGGTGATCCTGTGGACCAGACTCGCCCCGAACCCGCTGACTGCCGGCGGCGGCATGCCCGACCAGTCCGTCGACGTGGCGTGGACCGTCGCGACCGACGAGGCGATGAGCGACACCGTCACTACCGGCACCGCTACTGCCGAGGCCGCCCACGCTCACACCGTCCACGTGAACGCGGGGAGCCTCGACCCGAACACGGAGTACTACTACCAGTTCGAGGCCGGCGGCACGTCGAGTCCGGTCGGTCGCACCAAGACGGCGCCGGAAGCGGGCACCAGCATCGACGAGTTCCGCTTCGCGTTCGCCTCGTGTCAGGCGTGGGACGCCGGCTTCTATACGGCCTACGACTACATGGCCGAGGAGGACCTCGACCTGATCGTCCACCTCGGCGACTACATCTACGAGTACGGCATCGGCGCGAACGGCGGCGTTCGCAACAAATCGATCCCACAGCCCTACCGCGAGGAGACGGTGTCGCTCGAACGCTATCGCCTCCAGTACGGCCTCTATAAGTCCGCCCCCGGCTTGCGGAAGGCCCACGCCAGTGCGCCGTGGCTGATCACGCGCGACGACCACGAAGTCGACAACAACTGGGCCGACGAGGTGCCACAGGACCCCGACAAACAGACGATCCGGGAGTTCCTGAAACGCCGAGCCGCGGCGTTCAAGGCGTACTACGAGCACATGCCGTTCCGCGGCGAGCAAAAGCCCACGAAACCGGACGAGAAACCCGACGTGCTCGAAACGAACCGCAAGATCGACCAGAAGCTCTACCGCAACTACACGTTCGGCGACCTGGTCGAGTTCAACGTCCTCGACACCCGGCAGTACCGCAGCGACCAGGCGTGTAACGACGCGTTCGCCGTCGACAAATGCAAGGCTCGGTTCGCCGAGGACCGGACCATCCTCGGCGACGAGCAGGAACGGTGGCTCGTCGACAACCTGCAAACTTCCGAGGCGACGTGGGACGTGCTCGCGAACCAGCTCCCCTTCGCCACGATGGACTTCCGCCGCGGCCCCGAGGACGGCTACCGGATGGACCAGTGGGACGGCTACGTCGCCGACCAGCGGACGGTCAAGGACGCCTTCGAGAACCACGCCGAGAACCCCGTCGTCGTCACCGGTGACTTCCACTCCCACTGGGCGAACGACATCGTGAGCGCGAGCGACGACTCGAAGACCATCGGCGCCGAGTTCGTCGGCACCTCCATCTCCTCGTTCGGAAACGGCTCGGAACTCGACGACTTCAACGGCGACAACCCCGGCGTCCTGGGCGAGCACGTCATCCGGGAGAACGAGAACGTCAAGTACAATTCCGCCAGGCGCGGCTACACTAGCTGTACGATCACGCCGGAGACGTGGACGACCGAATTCAAAGTGCTCCCGTACGTGACCGACCCGGGCGCGCCCATCCGGACGGACGCCACCTTCGAAGTGGCAGCGGGCGATCCCGGACTGCAACCGCAGTCGCCGACCCTCGTCGCCGACTCGCTGGCCGTCGGCTACGGGAAGGTCGGAACCGGAACGCTCTACGGCCGCTGGCTATCCGAGGGCCTCTCCGGCGCTACGGTCACGCTCTCGCTTTCGAACCCCGACGTCGCCAGTTTCACCGGCGCGACCGTCGACGACGCCTTCGGTATCTCGGAGACCTCGGTCGCCTCCGACGGGTCCGAGGTCACCGTTCGGTTCGCCGACCTGAAACGGAACGTTCAGGATCTGGTCGGCGGCAACGACGCCCCACTCGCGACGTTCGATCTCCGCGGCGCCGACACCGGCACGACCGACATCGAGATTTCCGTCTCGAAGTTCGACGACGACGCCGGTAACTCGCCCGAGACGGACACGGAGATGGGCGTCCTCGTCGTCGGCCCGCCGCCGGTCACCGGCACCGAGGCGCCGACCGACCCCGACAACGACGGGCGCTACGAGGACGTGAACGGGAACGGCCGCCTCGACTACGAGGACATCCAGACCCTGTTCGACAACTTCGAGTCCGACAGCGTCACGATGAACAAGTCCGCGTACGACTTCAACGCGAACGGCCGCCTCGACTTCGACGACGTCGTTAGCCTCTTCGGCGAGGTGAACTGA
- a CDS encoding PAS domain S-box protein → MASSGPSEELRVSTGELDSVVQDTEFFRSLVENGSDAIVSIDAHSTILYANESVERVFGYQPEELIGEKLTTIMPDRFHRMHLDAVDRYLETGERELNWNDIELPAEHRNGEEIPLSITFEEHSYEGKRVFSGIMRDISDRVHREEELERQNDRLERFASIVSHDLRDPLQTARATLAVARAGDEAALDELDDVFDRMDALIGDVLTLAKQGETVGEADSIGLAGVVADAWDTTDSGAASLVVDDDLPTVSADRERLRTLLENLFRNAIEHGSTGSRPGADDSVEHGSTDDDVTIRVEALDGGGFAVVDDGPGFGDADTARLFDYGYTTSDDGTGFGLSIVDEVARAHGWTVTATTGDDGGARFEVETR, encoded by the coding sequence ATGGCTTCGTCCGGACCGTCGGAGGAGTTGCGCGTCTCGACTGGGGAGTTGGACTCGGTGGTGCAAGACACCGAGTTCTTCCGCTCGCTGGTCGAGAACGGCTCCGACGCCATCGTCTCCATCGACGCACACAGCACGATCCTCTACGCCAACGAGTCGGTCGAACGGGTGTTCGGCTACCAACCCGAAGAGCTGATCGGCGAGAAACTGACGACGATCATGCCCGATCGGTTCCACCGGATGCATCTCGACGCCGTCGACCGCTACCTCGAGACGGGCGAGCGGGAACTGAACTGGAACGACATCGAACTCCCCGCGGAACACCGGAACGGCGAGGAGATACCCCTCTCGATCACGTTCGAGGAACACAGCTACGAGGGGAAACGGGTGTTCTCCGGCATCATGCGCGACATCTCCGATCGGGTCCACCGCGAGGAGGAACTCGAACGGCAGAACGACCGGCTCGAACGCTTCGCGAGCATCGTCTCCCACGACCTCAGGGACCCGCTCCAGACCGCGCGGGCGACACTCGCCGTCGCCCGTGCCGGCGACGAGGCGGCGCTCGACGAACTGGACGACGTGTTCGACCGAATGGACGCCCTCATCGGCGACGTGCTGACGCTGGCGAAACAAGGGGAGACGGTCGGCGAAGCCGACTCGATCGGCCTCGCGGGCGTCGTCGCCGACGCGTGGGACACCACCGATTCCGGGGCCGCGTCGCTGGTCGTCGACGACGATCTGCCCACCGTCTCGGCCGACCGCGAGCGCCTCCGGACGCTGTTGGAGAACCTGTTTCGGAACGCTATCGAACACGGTTCGACGGGGAGTCGGCCGGGAGCCGACGACAGCGTCGAGCATGGCTCGACGGACGACGACGTAACTATCCGGGTCGAGGCGCTCGATGGCGGCGGGTTCGCCGTCGTGGACGACGGCCCGGGCTTCGGCGACGCCGATACGGCCCGCCTGTTCGATTACGGGTATACGACCAGCGACGACGGCACCGGATTCGGACTGAGCATCGTCGACGAGGTGGCCCGGGCACACGGGTGGACGGTCACGGCGACGACGGGCGACGACGGCGGCGCACGCTTCGAGGTCGAGACACGATGA
- a CDS encoding response regulator, whose amino-acid sequence MTGEGTARSDGETATVLVVDDEPRVCQAFELWLSESYGVETATDGETALALLDGDVDVILLDRHMPGLSGDEVLERIREGAHDPRVAMVTAVDPDFDIVEMPFDHYVSKPVDGSELEAVIEQLLELDQYDDHVTDLYGVTEKIVTLEAEKTRSALADSDEYAALVDRRERLEAEMADIVASMDDEGIGRLFDVATGDDG is encoded by the coding sequence ATGACGGGGGAGGGCACGGCGAGATCCGACGGGGAGACGGCCACGGTGCTCGTCGTCGACGACGAACCCCGCGTCTGTCAAGCGTTCGAACTCTGGCTCTCGGAGTCATACGGCGTCGAGACGGCCACGGACGGCGAGACGGCGCTTGCACTGCTGGACGGCGACGTGGACGTGATCCTGCTGGACCGCCACATGCCGGGGCTGTCGGGCGACGAGGTGCTCGAACGGATCCGGGAGGGGGCGCACGATCCGCGGGTGGCGATGGTGACCGCCGTCGATCCGGACTTCGACATCGTCGAGATGCCGTTCGATCACTACGTCTCGAAGCCGGTCGACGGGAGCGAACTGGAGGCCGTGATCGAACAGTTGCTCGAACTCGACCAGTACGACGACCACGTCACCGATCTCTACGGCGTCACCGAGAAGATCGTGACGCTGGAGGCGGAGAAAACACGGTCGGCGCTCGCGGACAGCGACGAGTACGCCGCCCTCGTCGACCGACGGGAGCGACTGGAGGCCGAGATGGCCGACATCGTGGCGTCGATGGACGACGAGGGCATCGGTCGGCTGTTCGACGTGGCGACGGGCGACGATGGATAG
- a CDS encoding pyridoxal phosphate-dependent aminotransferase: MVSQRAADVTPFMAMDVLERANERDDVIHLEVGEPDFSPPDRVIETAVDSLRAGHTNYTAARGKPALRRAIATYYDRTYGVAVDPNRVVVTPGTSPGLFLAMAALVDSGDEVVLTDPHYACYPNFVRVADGEVTTVPLDASEGFQPRVDDFAAAVGPDTRALLLNSPANPTGAVMDGETLSGLVDVAADAGATPVVDEVYHGLSYDATEHTVLEYTDDAFVLDGFSKRFAMTGWRLGWVIVPPDYVEAVNRLAQNVLICAPNFVQDAGVAALETPADRLDEVRATYRERRDLLVDAVEDWGIDLGYTPQGAYYLLADVSDLPGDALDVADLFLEAGVAVTPGVDFGDEAAEYLRFSYATDADAIETAIDRIDDLLATVGR; the protein is encoded by the coding sequence ATGGTCTCCCAGCGTGCCGCCGACGTGACCCCGTTCATGGCGATGGACGTGCTCGAACGGGCGAACGAACGAGACGACGTGATCCACCTCGAAGTCGGTGAACCGGACTTCTCGCCCCCCGACCGCGTGATCGAGACGGCCGTCGACTCGCTCCGGGCGGGCCACACGAACTACACCGCCGCACGGGGCAAGCCCGCGCTCCGCCGCGCCATCGCCACCTACTACGACCGCACGTACGGCGTCGCCGTCGACCCCAACCGCGTGGTCGTCACCCCCGGCACCTCGCCCGGCCTCTTTCTCGCGATGGCCGCCCTCGTCGATTCCGGCGACGAGGTCGTCCTGACCGACCCCCACTACGCCTGCTACCCCAACTTCGTGCGCGTCGCCGACGGCGAGGTGACGACCGTGCCCCTCGACGCGAGCGAGGGGTTCCAGCCCCGAGTCGACGACTTCGCGGCCGCCGTCGGGCCCGACACCCGTGCCCTCCTCCTGAACTCGCCCGCCAACCCCACCGGCGCGGTGATGGACGGCGAGACGCTCTCGGGGCTCGTCGACGTGGCCGCCGACGCCGGCGCCACCCCCGTCGTCGACGAGGTGTACCACGGCCTCTCTTACGACGCCACGGAGCACACCGTTCTGGAGTACACCGACGACGCGTTCGTCCTCGACGGCTTCTCGAAGCGCTTCGCGATGACGGGCTGGCGCCTGGGCTGGGTGATCGTCCCGCCCGACTACGTCGAGGCGGTGAACCGCCTCGCCCAGAACGTGCTCATCTGCGCCCCGAACTTCGTGCAGGACGCGGGCGTCGCGGCCCTGGAGACGCCCGCCGACCGACTCGACGAGGTTCGGGCGACCTACCGCGAGCGCCGCGACCTGCTGGTCGACGCCGTCGAGGACTGGGGGATAGACCTCGGCTACACGCCCCAGGGAGCGTACTACCTCCTGGCGGACGTGAGCGACCTGCCGGGCGACGCCCTCGACGTGGCCGACCTCTTTCTGGAGGCGGGCGTCGCGGTCACGCCCGGCGTCGACTTCGGCGACGAGGCGGCCGAGTATCTCCGCTTTTCCTACGCCACCGACGCCGACGCCATCGAGACGGCCATCGACCGGATCGACGACCTGCTGGCGACGGTGGGGCGGTAG